A genomic region of Colletotrichum destructivum chromosome 5, complete sequence contains the following coding sequences:
- a CDS encoding Putative nucleoprotein TPR/MLP1 produces MAAAVDVGYVASHLGLSEATVSTATTDPTPDLVASLLEAVIAKAREYDELYAQKLQVDIELESAHHSAESRCQTFKATADKALKDVEEVRQKLREEETKRQTVENELQSLKSRGSDHDSEITTLRDRIESLQSSNRANMALLESRNARDSELSEELAKQHQKNVQLQKEITSLQQSVQTAQAAVSSAKYREESLQQQLDLARRNSEWFETELKTKSEEALKYRREKGARIAELQRQNEDAKSSIESLKRSEQQLRDRLDAAQAKAEEALTKVQQQQEAFARSEESYKHEIESKQRVVDMTNQLADSHKARVQTLEAEKEALKEKHANEIRRIQQELERERESCRALEERVTQLEGEVDELHARMEQAPARGSTPTPQTPRMNGSFLGRPASPFATPASARSKSAITATQAIDELYKVKGQLAGEKRRNQQLAEELDNMIALLEAKTPEIEELQNEADTLRAEITRMSELSQTSFEERDVAKKSARKAESALANAQAESKILRTQLRDLSTQIQMLVFNMHAREKGVDQLTREESIRLEQLSRGEITEGALSDMSDTHQFITQKFVVFKDIQELQAKNQELLRVTRELAEQMESEEAVAAKSQAVEDHQAVERLQQELANMIDETKSLRTTMESFKAERDMFRRLLQQKATAGELASILGSDDGQRPPLATIENEAGDGVSTQTALRALQVEFDTYRNDEESVRRSLREQIDRLSSEKNSLQGEVAKISSQITLASERYEMLHSNFVAVQSENKELQKRNQSLSEDSIKHEIRTQQVAEELIDAKGLLESARNEAANLKAEKKLWKDIQDRLNQDNESLMQEKTRLNNLLASQQSMQNERDISESEYRRKTQSKIDALEQELSSTKRKLSDEMEEGKKLQLRKEFDARESQKRIDELSSSLSQIREEHVAVKTSRDHLQARVDELTIELRNAEERAGRLAPRPTPRPGTMAPPAQTDQENEDEVRELINEVSDLKRELDIAKSQLENAKEQTEQYKQLSEQNEEALSEFTASQEQYREEMEAALTGKDAKIKELEQRVEDLSSELANSNKELSHLRDSQAEVARKYEDEKTILDEEIKRLKEETERHAEAAKFHQQDLRAQSEITAKAQQAYEHELVKHAEAAKLVQQLRTEYNELKSQSATLRAEAESAKVALSQSESSWEERRQRLEQEMLEIKTRRDDVNAQNKLLHEQLESITKQFSALKEGRYSAAEDANGSTEGGGGGDNAADGLRELNNYLRREKEILEVQYDLKVQESKRLQQQLEYSQSQLDEARLKLDQERRSQAESGQASIAHKDLMDKLHELNLYRESSATLRNELAQARAQISEKNAKIEELEGKVQPLEARIEELQTQKGFLEDEIKQVQEDRDRWQKRTEGILTKYGRVDPAEMELLKQTITNLEAERDALKQSEAPLRAEIEETKQLLETERANWQNTRQRMTDQFKERSRKLTGEKNDAITARNEAVTEKDAVVAEKDQLLQQVNAANAELEAARQNLQVSTQQRTEFEQQIQSFQQQVQKLQQDAQAAPSSGLGAQPAPDASASVSTQIVAQLEQQLTEIRSQLDAVSAQKATAEQELDNLRTQLQTATSERDQAIQAAQQAAQSQPQPASEAGEISEGAAATANGTTTSGLSDEERKALEEKVAAAEAKAAEYERKANELEENITQTIKERSDKMRNALNEKLRQSREKLDEEYKTKLEQEKIIWKAEHQSTATAAATAAPGQAVDEQQPAVPATPIKQQDSDAISTTPMAGTPAGSADLSQLPDAEIRKFLSTNPTVRSIMSSNLRKKLEEQTAKVKNETESVLKAEYEQRIASAREEGQMLAQKKSALQINMKDSQLRGANAKIEVVSTAAVKTPQRPVGEVWEEAKAAKAAPPAPQPSPVKPAGTGAQQPAAPRPTLPAPPASAAQAGATPNAVPNASVNQAQPPASAPSGIPPPGSTIPQKRQIPAPGENKPAAANAGAGANPFVAGAQQAQGNPFAQGAQAQQPPQQQQNPFASSTQGAQAGQQGQQNQQGQAQQQPATHGQPAQRSNIPLPGRGGGVGRGRGGFAAGNRVSSGGGGGERGGMAGRGGRGGRGGHGAGSLNPGVSDFQPGNKRPRGDSEAGGGAGAKRARGGGH; encoded by the exons atggcagcggcggtggaTGTAGGCTATGTGGCCAGCCACCTTGGCTTGTCCGAAGCGACAGTCTCGACAGCCACGACCGATCCGACCCCCGACCTCGTCGCGAGCCTTCTCGAAGCCGTCATCGCGAAAGCCCGTGAGTACGACGAACTATACGCGCAGAAGCTCCAGGTCGACATTGAACTAGAGAGCGCCCATCACAGCGCAGAGTCCCGATGCCAAACCTTCAAGGCGACGGCCGACAAGGCCTTgaaggacgtcgaggaagtccGTCAAAAATTGAGGGAGGAAG AGACAAAGCGACAAACCGTCGAGAATGAGCTGCAATCGCTCAAGTCGCGTGGATCCGACCACGACTCCGAGATCACCACCCTCCGCGATCGAATCGAGTCCCTCCAATCTTCCAATCGCGCGAACATGGCCCTTCTGGAGTCGCGGAACGCTCGCGACTCGGAGCTCTCTGAAGAGCTAGCCAAGCAACACCAGAAGAACGTCCAGCTTCAGAAGGAGATCACCTCTCTGCAGCAGTCCGTCCAGACCGCCCAAGCCGCCGTCAGCAGCGCCAAATACCGAGAAGAATCGCTCCAGCAACAGCTCGACCTGGCCCGCCGTAACAGTGAGTGGTTCGAGACCGAGCTCAAGACCAAGAGCGAGGAAGCACTCAAGTACCGCCGCGAGAAGGGAgcccgcatcgccgagctgcaACGACAAAATGAAGACGCCAAATCCAGCATCGAATCTCTGAAACGCAGCGAGCAACAACTCCGAGACCGTCTTGACGCAGcccaggccaaggccgaggaagcaCTCACCAaggtccagcagcagcaggaagcTTTTGCCCGCAGCGAGGAGAGCTACAAGCACGAGATCGAGAGCAAGCAACGCGTTGTCGATATGACCAACCAACTGGCTGACAGTCACAAGGCCCGCGTCCAGACTTTGGAAGCTGAGAAGGAAGCTCTGAAGGAGAAGCATGCAAACGAAATCAGGCGCATCCAGCAGGAGCTCGAacgggagagggagagctgCCGTGCTCTGGAAGAGAGAGTCACGCAactcgagggcgaggtcgacgagctccaTGCCCGCATGGAACAAGCCCCCGCTCGTGGATCTACTCCCACACCGCAGACGCCCCGCATGAACGGCTCATTCCTCGGAAGACCTGCTTCTCCTTTCGCCACCCCGGCCTCTGCGCGAAGCAAGTCTGCCATCACGGCAACTCAGGCCATTGACGAACTCTACAAGGTCAAGGGACAGCTGgcgggagagaagagacgcaaccagcagctcgccgaggagctcgacaacATGattgccctcctcgaggccaagacaCCCGAAATCGAGGAACTCCAAAACGAAGCCGATACTCTGCGGGCCGAGATTACTAGGATGTCCGAGCTCTCCCAGACCAGCTTCGAGGAGCGCGATGTGGCCAAGAAGAGCGCGAGGAAGGCCGAGAGCGCCCTAGCCAATGCCCAGGCAGAGTCCAAGATCCTCCGGACACAGCTCCGCGATCTTAGCACGCAGATCCAGATGCTGGTCTTCAACATGCACGCCCGCGAAAAGGGCGTCGACCAGCTCACCAGAGAAGAGTCAATTCGTCTGGAACAGCTTTCTCGGGGCGAGATCACCGAAGGTGCCCTATCCGACATGTCCGACACTCACCAGTTTATCACCCAAAAGTTCGTGGTCTTCAAGGACATCCAAGAACTCCAAGCCAAGAACCAAGAGTTGCTGAGAGTCACCCGCGAGTTGGCGGAGCAGATGGAGAGCGAGGAAGCCGTCGCGGCCAAGAGCCAGGCCGTCGAAGACCATCAAGCTGTCGAGCGTCTACAGCAGGAACTCGCCAACATGATTGACGAAACAAAGTCCCTAAGGACGACAATGGAGAGCTTCAAGGCCGAGCGTGACATGTTCAGGCGTCTTCTCCAACAAAAGGCCACCGCTGGCGAGCTCGCGTCCATCCTTGGCTCAGACGACGGTCAGCGCCCACCGCTCGCCACCATCGAGAACGAGGCCGGTGATGGCGTGTCAACCCAGACTGCCCTCCGCGCACTGCAGGTCGAATTCGACACGTACAGAAACGACGAAGAGTCGGTCCGCCGATCGTTGCGGGAGCAGATCGACAGACTGTCTAGCGAAAAGAACTCCCTCCAGGGCGAGGTCGCCAAGATTTCTAGCCAGATCACTCTCGCCTCGGAGCGGTATGAGATGCTTCACTCCAATTTCGTGGCCGTCCAGAGCGAGAATAAGGAGCTCCAGAAACGGAACCAGTCGCTGTCTGAGGATTCAATCAAGCACGAAATCCGAACGcagcaggtcgccgaggagctcatcgacgccaagggCTTACTCGAGAGTGCCCGTAACGAAGCGGCCAatctcaaggccgagaagaagctctgGAAGGACATCCAGGATCGCCTCAACCAAGACAACGAGAGCCTCATGCAAGAAAAGACCCGACTGAACAACCTTTTGGCTAGCCAGCAGTCAATGCAAAACGAACGCGACATCTCAGAGTCCGAATACAGGCGGAAAACGCAGTCCAAGATCGACGCACTTGAACAAGAGCTCAGCAGCACGAAGCGGAAGTTGtcggacgagatggaggagggcaagaagctccagctcAGAAAGGAGTTCGACGCGCGCGAGTCACAGAAGCGCATCGACGAGCTGTCATCTAGCCTTAGCCAGATCCGCGAAGAGCACGTCGCAGTGAAGACCAGTCGCGACCATCTCCAAGCGCGTGTTGACGAGCTTACCATTGAGCTTCGCAACGCCGAAGAGCGAGCTGGTCGCCTGGCCCCGAGACCTACGCCCCGCCCCGGTACCATGGCGCCTCCCGCGCAGACCGACCAAgagaacgaggacgaggtaCGCGAGCTCATCAACGAGGTCTCCGATCTCAAGAGGGAACTCGACATCGCCAAGTCCCAGCTCGAGAACGCCAAGGAACAGACGGAGCAATACAAGCAGCTCAGCGAGCAGAACGAAGAGGCTCTGTCTGAGTTCACAGCCTCCCAGGAACAGTACAGAGAGGAGATGGAAGCGGCCCTCACGGGCAAGGAtgccaagatcaaggagcttgagcagcgcgtcgaggacctgTCGTCCGAGCTGGCAAACTCCAACAAGGAACTGTCTCACCTCCGCGACTCCCAGGCCGAGGTTGCCCGCAAGTATGAGGACGAGAAGACCAtcttggacgaggagatcaagcggttgaaggaggagacggagcgtcacgccgaagccgccaaGTTCCACCAACAGGACCTTCGTGCCCAGTCCGAGATCACGGCCAAGGCTCAGCAGGCTTACGAGCACGAGCTCGTCAAGCACGCCGAAGCTGCGAAGCTAGTCCAGCAGCTGCGCACCGAATACAACGAACTCAAGAGTCAATCGGCGACGCTGcgagccgaggccgagtctGCCAAGGTTGCCCTGTCCCAGAGTGAGAGCTCTTGGGAGGAGAGAAGACAACGACTCGAGCAGGAGATGTTGGAAATCAAGACTCGCCGCGACGATGTCAACGCCCAAAACAAGCTGTTGCATGAGCAGCTGGAAAGCATCACGAAGCAGTTCTCTGCGCTCAAGGAAGGTCGCTACTCTGCGGCCGAGGATGCCAACGGCAGCACAGAAGGTGGTGGGGGCGGCGACAACGCAGCCGACGGTCTTCGTGAACTCAACAATTACCTCCGCCGCGAGAAGGAGATTTTGGAGGTTCAGTACGACCTCAAGGTTCAGGAATCCAAGCGTCTGCAGCAACAACTGGAGTACTCCCAGTcccagctcgacgaggcccgtCTCAAGCTGGACCAGGAACGTCGTTCGCAAGCAGAGAGCGGGCAAGCCTCCATCGCCCACAAGGATCTCATGGACAAACTTCACGAACTCAACCTCTACCGGGAGAGTAGCGCTACCCTTCGCAACGAGCTTGCTCAAGCCCGGGCGCAAATCTCCGAGAAGAACGCCAAGATTGAGGAGCTGGAAGGCAAGGTCCAGCCTCTCGAGGCTCGGATCGAGGAGCTCCAGACCCAGAAGGGTTTCCTCGAGGACGAAATCAAGCAGGTCCAAGAGGACCGCGACAGATGGCAGAAGCGGACCGAGGGCATCCTCACAAAGTACGGCCGTGTCGATCCTGCTGAGATGGAACTGCTCAAGCAGACCATCACCAACCTGGAGGCCGAACGCGACGCCCTCAAGCAGTCCGAGGCTCCTCTGCGAGCCGAGATCGAGGAAACCAAGCAGTTGCTGGAGACGGAGCGAGCCAACTGGCAGAACACCCGCCAGCGCATGACAGACCAGTTCAAAGAGCGATCGCGCAAACTTACCGGCGAGAAGAACGACGCCATCACGGCGCGGaacgaggccgtcaccgAGAAGGATGCTGTCGTCGCCGAAAAGGACCAGCTTCTGCAGCAAGTCAATGCTGCCAATGCGGAACTCGAGGCGGCTCGACAGAACCTGCAGGTATCGACGCAGCAGCGTACCGAGTTCGAGCAGCAGATCCAGAGCTTTCAGCAGCAAGTCCAGAAGCTTCAACAAGATGCCCAGGCGGCTCCGTCAAGCGGTCTGGGCGCCCAACCCGCTCCGGATGCGTCGGCATCGGTCTCAACGCAAATCGTCGCTCAGCTGGAGCAGCAACTTACCGAAATTCGAAGCCAACTGGACGCCGTTTCCGCTCAGAAGGCGACCGCCGAGCAAGAGCTCGACAACCTCCGGACGCAGTtgcagacggcgacgtccgAGAGAGATCAGGCTATCCAGGCCGCCCAACAAGCGGCTCAGTCGCAGCCTCAGCCCGCATCCGAGGCCGGTGAGATTAGTGAAGGGGCGGCCGCAaccgccaacggcaccaccaccagtGGTCTGTCCGACGAAGAGCGCAAGGCTttggaggagaaggttgctgctgccgaggCAAAGGCTGCCGAGTACGAGCGCAAGGCGAatgagctcgaggagaacATTACGCAAACCATCAAGGAACGGTCAGACAAGATGAGAAACGCGTTGAACGAGAAGCTTCGCCAGTCTCGCGAGAAGTTGGACGAGGAATACAAGACCAAGCTGGAGCAGGAGAAGATTATCTGGAAGGCCGAGCATCAAAGtaccgccaccgccgccgccaccgccgcacCTGGGCAAGCCGTGGACGAACAGCAGCCAGCTGTGCCTGCCACGCCGATCAAGCAACAGGACTCGGATGCAATTTCGACAACGCCAATGGCCGGCACACCCGCCGGGTCAGCGGATCTCTCTCAGCTTcccgacgccgagatccgCAAGTTCCTCTCCACGAACCCCACCGTGCGCAGTATCATGTCTTCGAATCTTAGGAAGAAGCTGGAAGAGCAGACTGCCAAGGTCAAGAACGAGACGGAGAGCGTCCTCAAGGCCGAGTATGAGCAGAGAATCGCCAGTGCTCGGGAGGAAGGCCAGATGCTGGCCCAGAAGAAGTCTGCGCTGCAGATCAACATGAAGGACAGCCAACTCAGGggcgccaacgccaagatCGAGGTTGTGTCCACGGCAGCCGTCAAGACGCCTCAAAGACCCGTAGGAGAAGTTtgggaggaggccaaggcggccaaaGCAGCCCCTCCCGCGCCGCAACCGAGCCCGGTGAAGCCCGCTGGCACCGGCGCACAGCAGCCAGCTGCACCCCGTCCAACTCTGCCAGCACCTCCAGCTTCGGCGGCACAGGCTGGTGCGACACCGAATG CTGTGCCCAATGCATCAGTCAACCAAGCCCAACCGCCAGCCTCTGCCCCCAGCGGCATTCCCCCACCGGGCAGCACCATCCCGCAGAAGCGGCAAATCCCGGCGCCCGGCGAGAACAAACCAGCGGCGGCCAACGCTGGTGCTGGGGCGAACCCGTTCGTAGCTGGCGCTCAGCAAGCCCAAGGCAACCCGTTCGCTCAGGGGGCTCAAGCACAGCAGCcacctcaacaacaacaaaaccCCTTTGCGTCGAGCACCCAAGGCGCACAGGCCGGCCAGCAAGGTCAGCAAAACCAGCAAGGCCaagcgcagcagcagccggcgACTCACGGCCAACCGGCCCAACGCAGCAATATTCCTCTGCctggacgcggcggcggtgttggccgtggccgtggtggcTTCGCAGCAGGCAACCGAGTGtcaagcggcggcggcggcggcgagagagGCGGTATGGCGGGACGCGGCGGACGCGGGGGTAGAGGCGGCCACGGTGCAGGGTCACTAAACCCTGGCGTGAGCGACTTCCAACCCGGAAACAAGAGGCCACGCGGCGACTCAGAGGCGGGTGGAGGCGCCGGagcgaagagggcgagaggaGGTGGGCACTAG